DNA from Candidatus Eremiobacteraceae bacterium:
CGCGAACGAGTACGAGCTGACCGGCGAGCCGGTCCGGGCGCGCTAGCGACGGAAAATCGAGAAGTGCTACTTCTCCTCGCAAAGCCGCGGCTGCCGCGCTGCGCGGCGCATCGACGGCGACGATGCGGGCCCGCGTCGTTAGCCCGCTCGCCGTCGGCCGGGGCCGATCGACGACGACGACCCGCGCGATGACATGATGCTCGCCGAGCGGCGCGAACGGCAGGTCGACGCGTTCTCTAAGCGCGAGAGCGGCGCAGGTCGTACCGACGATGAACGCGGCGGAGATCGTGATCGCGAGCGGACGCAGTTCGCGCCTGGCGAGCGACGTCGCTGCGGCGATCGAAGCGAGCGCCGCGAACATCTCGATCCACGTATGGATGCCCGCCGAAATAGCGATGACGCCGAGCGCATACGCACCGAACGAGATCGCGAATGCGTGCGCGCGATATGCGGCGGAGAAAAACGCTTCCACGCAGCGACATCACCACGCGCGCATCGCGCGTCCAGCGCGACGATCGCCGTCCGAGGAACGTTCATAGGGTACGGGGAAGAAGTATGCCCAGCCGTATGCTCTCGAGAAAGGAACGCGCTACGTGGACACTCTCGTCGTCGTGCTCTTAGTTCTGATCCTGCTGGCTGTGACGGGTCACCTACACCTCTAATCGCCGGTCTTCACCACTCGCCGCGATAGGCGGCCGATCTGGGTCGTGGGCCCGGGGTCTCCATGCGCATCCTTGTGACCGGCGGTGCGGGCTTCATCGGTTCGCACGTCGTCGACGAATGCATCGCCGCCGGACACGATGTCTCGGTCGTCGATAACTTCTGGCAACACGGCGGCGGACGGCGTGCCAATCTCAACGCCAAGGCGAAGCTCCACGAGATGGACATCCGCGACAAGGATGTCCGTCAGGTCATCCGCTCGTTTCGCCCGGACGTCGTGAGCCACCACGCCGCACAGCATAGCGTCGCGATATCGACCTCCGATCCGGACTACGACGCGGACGTCAACATCCGTGGGCTCGTCAACATCCTCGAAGGCTGCGCGGCCAACGCCGTCAAGAAGGTCGTCTTCGCTTCGTCGGCCGCGACATACGGCACGCCGCAATACTTACCGATCAACGAGACGCACCCGCAACTCCCCGAATCGCCTTACGGCATCACGAAGATGGCCGCCGAGCACTACCTCCGCTACTATGCCGCTTCGAAGGGCCTCGCGTTCACCGCGCTCCGCTACGGCAACGTCTACGGACCCCGCCAAGATCCGAACGGTGAGGCCGGCGTCATCGCGATCTTCACCGGGCGGATCATCCGCGGCGAGCCGATCCGCGTCGACTGGGATGGCGAGCAGCGCAAGGATTACGTCTTCGTGGGCGACGTCGCTCGCGCGAACGTCATCGCGCTGACGCAAGGCAAAGACGACGTCTTCAACATCGGAACCGGCATCGGGACCTCGGTGAACTCACTGCACGCCGCGATCTCGTCCGCGGTGGGCCGCGACGTCGACGTCGTCCATGCGCCGAAGCGCCCGGGCGACGTGCGCACGTGCATCTTCGCGATCGACAAAGCGCGCGAACAGCTCGGCTGGGAACCGACGACGGCGCTCGCAGAGGGCATCGCGAAAACCGCGGCCTACTTCAAGAGCGCGACGACCGCCTCGTAGAACGCTTCTGGCCGCTCTACGTACGTCATGTGACCTGAACGCGGGATCAGCACGAGCTTCGAATCACGTATCCCTGCTTGGAGCTCGCGCCCGGCCTCGGGCGGACAGATGAAGTCGCTTTCACCCGTCACGATCAGCGTCGGTGCCGTGACAAGTTGCAGATCCGCGCGAAGGTCGGTAGACAGGAACTCGTCCTCGTTGAAGTAGCGCAGCGCGTCGGCGTTGCATGGATGTGCCGCGAGCAGATCGACCCAACGCCTCGCGCGTTCGCCGTATTCGTGGAAGTATAGAGGCATTTCTCGAGCGACGACGCGGGCGAGTGCGGCGTCGTCTTCGTACTCGCCGGCTTGCTCTTGACGCAACGCATCGAGCGCATCCGGCAGCCACGGCTCGCCTTTGCTCGCATCGACCTTGCGTGCGAGCGCCGCTTCCACGTCGGACGAGAATCGCGCGGCCGTGCTCGCGAGCACGAGGCCACTCACTTTTCCCGGATGCCGAGCGGCGAATCGCTGCGCGACGAGTCCGCCGTGGGAAAAGCCTAGCAGGAGCGATGGCTCTTCGATGAGTTCGGCGAGATCGGCGACGTATTCGTCGAGGGCGTACGCCCTCGGATCGCTCGGCTTCGGCGTCGCACCCGTGCCGCGCGGATCGACGTACGCGACTTCAAACGCGCGTTCGAGCCCGCCGAAATCTGGATAGAACTCGGCCGAGCTCAAGCCAGGCCCGCCGGGGTGGGCGTACAGCCTCGGCCCCTTACCGCGATACGACACCGCGAGCTTCACGAATGCTCCGGCGTCATCCGACGACGATGTTGAGCAATCTGTCGGGCACGAAGATCTTCTTGCGGACGGATTTGCCGTCGATCTGAGCGGCGACGGTCGAGACGGTCATGGCCTTCTCGAGCACCGCGTCTTCGGTCGAACCCGGCGGCACCTCGACGACGCCGCGCCACTTGCCGTTCACTTGGACGACGACCTCGATAGCGTCGCGCCTTAGCGCGGCCTCGTCGGCCCCGGGCCACCTCTGTAAGTGAATGCTTTCCCGATGACCCGTGCGCTCCCACAGCTCTTCGGCGATGTGCGGCGCGAACGGCGCGAGCAGCAGGAGCAGCATGCGCAGGCCCTCGCAGAACGCCGGCGATGACGCCGCATCCTCACGACCTGCGGCGTATTTCTCGACCGCGTTGAGCAGCTTCATGATCGACGAGACGCACGTGTTCAGGTGGCGCCGTCCCTCGAACTCGTCCGTGATCGACTTGATCGTCGAATGGGTGACGAAGCGCAGGTCCGACTCATCGGCGGAAAGCGACGCATCGACACGTGGTCCCTCCCTCGCGACCGCCTCGGCGTTGCCGAGAACGAGCCGCCACACGGAAGCGAGGGTGCGCGTCACCCCCGCGATACCCGCCGTCGACCACGGGAAATCCGCGTCCGGCGGTCCGGCGAACATCTCGAACATGCGCAGCGCATCTGCGCCGTAGCGCTCGACGGTCTCATCGATGCCGACGACGTTGCCGCGCGACTTGCTCATCCGCAAGCCGTTCTCGCCCAACACCGAACCCTGGTTGAATAAACGCGTGAACGGCTCGTCGCCCGGGACGAGGCCTTCTTCGGCCAGCACCTTATAGAAGAAACGCGAGTAGAGCAAGTGGAGCACCGCGTGCTCGGCGCCGCCGATGTATTGGTCGATCGGCGCCCAGTAGCGCGCAAGATCGACACGCCACGCGACTTCATCGTCGTGCGCGTCGAGATAGCGCAAATAATACCAAGACGAGCACATGAAGGTGTCCATCGTCTCGTGCTCGCGCGTCGCCGGGCCGTCGCCCAGCGGGCACGTCGTATTCATGAAGGACGGCACGTGCTCGAGCGGACTGCCCGCGACGCCCGTGAACGGCGCGTCGTCCGGCAGCCGGACGGGCAATGCGTCATCGGCGACCGGCACGAGCCCGTGATTCGGACAGTTGACGAACGGGATCGGCGCACCCCAATAGCGTTGGCGCGATATGAGCCAGTCGCGCAGCTTGTAGTTGACCGTCTGTTCGCCGACGCCGCGTTCGATGAGCAGCTCGGCGATCGCTTTGCGCGCCTGTTCGCTCGTGAGACCGGAGAACTCGCCGCTATCGACGAGCACGCCGTCGTCGACGAACGACGTGTCGCCGATCTTCTCATGCCCACCGGCAACCGGCACGATCACCGTCGCGACGCGCAAGCCATGCGCGTGCGCGAATTCGAGATCGCGTTGATCGTGCGCGGGAACGCCCATCACCGCGCCGGACCCATATGTCGCGAGGACGTAGTTCGTCACCCAGATCGGCACGCGCTCGCCGGTGAGCGGATGGAGCGCGTAGGCGCCTGAGAAAACGCCCTGCTTCTCCATCGTGCGCTCGAGCTCGGTCCGATCCTTCGTCGCGGCGACGAACGCGCGAACGTCGTTCGCCTCGCTCGTGCCGCGGATGATCTCTTCGACGAGTGGATGCTCGGCCGCGATCGCGATGAACGTCGCGCCGTAGACCGTGTCGAGGCGCGTCGTGAAGACCGAGATCGACTCATCCAGACCTTCAACGGCGAACGAGAAGGTGACGCCCTCGCTGCGACCGATCCAGTTGCGCTGCATCGTTCGCACGCGCTCCGGCCAGCCGTCGAGGTGGTCGATGCCGGCGAGCAATGCGTCCGCGTACGCCGTGATCTTGAAGAACCATTGGTTGAGAAGCCGGCGCTCGACGACGGACCCGCAGCGCCAACAGACCCCGCCTTCGGCCTGTTCGTTCGCGAGCACGGTTTTATCGACCGGGCACCAATTGACCGGGGCTTCCTTCTTATACGCGAGCCCGCGGCGGTACATCGATAAGAAGAGCCATTGCGTCCACCGGTAGTACTCGGGGTCCGACGTGTCGACTTCGCGAGTCCAATCGTACGACGTGCCGAGCATGCGCACTTGGCGCCGCATGTTCCCGA
Protein-coding regions in this window:
- a CDS encoding NAD-dependent epimerase/dehydratase family protein codes for the protein MRILVTGGAGFIGSHVVDECIAAGHDVSVVDNFWQHGGGRRANLNAKAKLHEMDIRDKDVRQVIRSFRPDVVSHHAAQHSVAISTSDPDYDADVNIRGLVNILEGCAANAVKKVVFASSAATYGTPQYLPINETHPQLPESPYGITKMAAEHYLRYYAASKGLAFTALRYGNVYGPRQDPNGEAGVIAIFTGRIIRGEPIRVDWDGEQRKDYVFVGDVARANVIALTQGKDDVFNIGTGIGTSVNSLHAAISSAVGRDVDVVHAPKRPGDVRTCIFAIDKAREQLGWEPTTALAEGIAKTAAYFKSATTAS
- a CDS encoding alpha/beta hydrolase; protein product: MKLAVSYRGKGPRLYAHPGGPGLSSAEFYPDFGGLERAFEVAYVDPRGTGATPKPSDPRAYALDEYVADLAELIEEPSLLLGFSHGGLVAQRFAARHPGKVSGLVLASTAARFSSDVEAALARKVDASKGEPWLPDALDALRQEQAGEYEDDAALARVVAREMPLYFHEYGERARRWVDLLAAHPCNADALRYFNEDEFLSTDLRADLQLVTAPTLIVTGESDFICPPEAGRELQAGIRDSKLVLIPRSGHMTYVERPEAFYEAVVALLK
- the leuS gene encoding leucine--tRNA ligase, encoding MASKEIPPYEPRTIEPKWQRAWEDSGQNRAVERADKPKFYLLEMLPYPSGDLHVGHARNYTLGDVIGRFLRMRGFNVLHPMGWDAFGLPAENAAIQRGIQPRVWTESNIGNMRRQVRMLGTSYDWTREVDTSDPEYYRWTQWLFLSMYRRGLAYKKEAPVNWCPVDKTVLANEQAEGGVCWRCGSVVERRLLNQWFFKITAYADALLAGIDHLDGWPERVRTMQRNWIGRSEGVTFSFAVEGLDESISVFTTRLDTVYGATFIAIAAEHPLVEEIIRGTSEANDVRAFVAATKDRTELERTMEKQGVFSGAYALHPLTGERVPIWVTNYVLATYGSGAVMGVPAHDQRDLEFAHAHGLRVATVIVPVAGGHEKIGDTSFVDDGVLVDSGEFSGLTSEQARKAIAELLIERGVGEQTVNYKLRDWLISRQRYWGAPIPFVNCPNHGLVPVADDALPVRLPDDAPFTGVAGSPLEHVPSFMNTTCPLGDGPATREHETMDTFMCSSWYYLRYLDAHDDEVAWRVDLARYWAPIDQYIGGAEHAVLHLLYSRFFYKVLAEEGLVPGDEPFTRLFNQGSVLGENGLRMSKSRGNVVGIDETVERYGADALRMFEMFAGPPDADFPWSTAGIAGVTRTLASVWRLVLGNAEAVAREGPRVDASLSADESDLRFVTHSTIKSITDEFEGRRHLNTCVSSIMKLLNAVEKYAAGREDAASSPAFCEGLRMLLLLLAPFAPHIAEELWERTGHRESIHLQRWPGADEAALRRDAIEVVVQVNGKWRGVVEVPPGSTEDAVLEKAMTVSTVAAQIDGKSVRKKIFVPDRLLNIVVG